One part of the Halopenitus persicus genome encodes these proteins:
- a CDS encoding amidohydrolase has protein sequence MSHDVRNRLSEIRRAFHRHPEPGWREFVTTERVVEEAERIGVDELAVGREALASDARMAVPEQDELDAWLERAREADVREDVLERTADGHTGCVAVLECGPGPTVGLRVDLDAVSMTEADEPGHVPADEGFRSEHEGFMHACGHDAHPTIALGVLEAVKHGDFSGTFKLFFQPAEEISGGGKPLVEGGYVDDVDYLLAMHVGLGNPTGTVVSGIRKPLAMAHLTATFEGASAHAGTAPNAGANAMQAVATAIQNAYAIPRHSDGMTRVNVGRIEGGTASNVIAEEITIDGEVRGETTALMEYARTELERVLYAAAEMHDCDVTLRVISESPRADSDPELRELIGSVARGITTVDTVVPEQEFGWSEDVAYLMERVQENGGLASYLLVGTDHPTDHHTPTFDIDERSLDVGVEVIAETIGEIARRRP, from the coding sequence ATGTCCCACGACGTACGCAACCGCCTGTCGGAGATCCGTCGGGCGTTCCATCGCCACCCAGAACCGGGGTGGCGGGAGTTCGTGACGACCGAGCGGGTCGTCGAGGAAGCCGAACGGATCGGCGTCGACGAGCTCGCGGTCGGCCGCGAGGCGCTGGCGAGCGACGCACGAATGGCGGTGCCCGAGCAGGACGAGCTCGACGCGTGGCTGGAACGAGCCCGCGAGGCGGACGTCCGCGAGGACGTGCTCGAGCGGACCGCGGACGGCCACACCGGCTGCGTCGCGGTGCTTGAGTGCGGCCCCGGCCCGACGGTCGGCCTCCGGGTCGACCTCGACGCCGTCTCGATGACCGAGGCCGACGAGCCGGGTCACGTGCCCGCCGACGAGGGATTCCGGTCGGAACACGAGGGATTCATGCACGCCTGCGGACACGACGCGCACCCGACGATCGCCCTCGGGGTGCTCGAGGCGGTCAAACACGGCGACTTCTCGGGGACGTTCAAGCTGTTCTTCCAGCCGGCCGAGGAGATCTCCGGCGGCGGAAAGCCCCTCGTCGAGGGCGGCTACGTCGACGACGTCGACTACCTGCTCGCGATGCACGTCGGCCTGGGAAACCCGACGGGAACGGTCGTCTCCGGGATACGAAAGCCCCTGGCGATGGCCCACCTCACCGCGACCTTCGAGGGGGCCAGCGCCCACGCCGGCACCGCGCCGAACGCCGGCGCGAACGCGATGCAGGCGGTCGCGACCGCGATCCAGAACGCGTACGCGATCCCGCGGCACAGCGACGGGATGACGCGGGTGAACGTCGGCCGGATCGAGGGCGGGACGGCGAGCAACGTCATCGCCGAGGAGATCACCATCGACGGCGAGGTCCGCGGCGAGACCACGGCCCTGATGGAGTACGCGCGAACCGAGCTCGAGCGCGTCCTCTACGCCGCCGCGGAGATGCACGACTGCGACGTGACGCTGCGGGTCATCAGCGAGTCGCCGCGGGCCGACAGCGACCCGGAGCTGCGGGAGCTGATCGGCTCGGTCGCGCGCGGGATCACGACCGTCGACACGGTCGTGCCCGAACAGGAGTTCGGCTGGAGCGAGGACGTGGCCTATCTGATGGAGCGGGTCCAGGAGAACGGTGGGCTCGCGTCCTATCTGCTCGTCGGGACGGACCACCCGACCGACCACCACACGCCGACCTTCGATATCGACGAGCGGAGCCTCGACGTCGGCGTCGAAGTGATCGCGGAGACGATCGGCGAGATCGCTCGTCGTCGCCCCTGA